GGGTGATCTCGAACAGGTCGTCGAACTGCATCGGTGAGAGCGCCACGAGCGCGCCCGCGATGAACGCCCCGCCGGGACGGAGCGTCCCCTTGACCACGCGGCTGATCGTGGAGCGGTTCACGTCCATCGCC
This region of Saccharothrix longispora genomic DNA includes:
- a CDS encoding transcriptional regulator translates to MRPPHNPPEVRMPHTIKLRTAAFSKAVRLAGFRSDYALAQAMDVNRSTISRVVKGTLRPGGAFIAGALVALSPMQFDDLFEITHED